The nucleotide window CCAGCTGACCAGGTCGGTCAGCACGCCGGAGAGCAGCACCCCGGCCGCGGAACCCAGGCCGGCCAGGCCGCCCCAGATGCCGAACGCCTTGGCCCGCTCTTTCGGGTCGGTGAACAGCAGCGCCACCATCGACATGGCGGCGGGTGCCGCCAGCGCCTCGGCGACGCCCTGCAGCGACCGGCCGGCGAGCAGCACTCCGCTGTTCTGTGCCAGTCCGGCGGTGATCGAGGCGACGGCGAACAGCCCGGCGCCGAGGCAGAACACCCGGCGGCGGCCGTACATGTCGGCGAGGCGGCCGCCGACCAGCAGCAGGCCGCCGGCGGTGATCAGATAGGCGCTGACCACCCAGGTCAGGGTCGCGTCCGCCAGCCCGAGGTCCTTCTGGATCGACGGGAGCGCGACGTTGACGATCGTCGCGTCGAGGAAAATGATGAACTGCACGAGCGCGAGCAGACCGAGTGCTCGCCAACGCCGTGGATCGGCCTTTTCGGTTACCTTTCGGGGCTTCGCGGTATCCATTCCGACCCCTCCTTCCGGGGGTTTGTGAGCCAGGGAATTCCGGTGTGGTTTCAGTCAATCCGCGCGGGCATCGCGGGTCCAACAACGGTGCGACCCGTTTGACAACGGATGGTTGTCGGCCAAGATGGCGTCATGGACCTCGACCTCGATCTGGGCCTGGTACGCGCGTTCGTGGTGACGGCCGAGGAGCTGCATTTCGGCCGGGCCAGCCAGCGGCTCGGCGTGTCGCAACAGGCCCTGTCCAAGCGCATCGCCCGCCTCGAGGAGGTGCTGGACGCGTCGCTCTTCGAGCGCTCCACGCGTACCACCGGGCTCACCGAGTCCGGCCGGCGCTTCCTCGGGCCCGCCGGTGAGCTGCTCGCGGCCGGCGACGCCGCGGTCGCCAGCGTGCGCCGGCAGGGCACGCCGCTGCGGATCGACGTCCTGCACGACCGGCTGGGTCCGGTACACCTGATCACCACCCTGACGGAGAGCAATCCGGGACTACGTCTCGAGCTCAGTGCCCGGCGGGGGCTGAACCTGGCACTGCCGGCGCTGCGGCGGTCCGAGATCGACGCCGTATTCGGCCGGGTGTCGCAATTGGTACCCGCGACCGGACTGGACCACACATTGGTGCGACTCGAACCTTTGGTGGCGATCGTCGCGGCGGACCATCCGCTGGCCCGCCACGACGCGGTGAGCCCGGCCGCGCTGCGCGAATACGGCGTCTGGGTGCCCAATCCGGGCAGCGCGGTGGAGTGGGCCGGATACGTGCAGCGTTTCACCGGCGATTTCGGCATTCCGCTCTCCTTCGAACAGGTGGACAACGTCAGCGCCGACCAGGTGCTGCGGCGGGGCCGCTCGCGCGGCCAGGTGTTCCTGTCCGCCGCCGACGTGGCCAACCCCGACGCCGACGACCTGCGGGCGGTGTCGCTCGTGGAGCCCCGGCCGGTGTATCCGTGGTCGCTGCTGTGGCGCGGCAGCGACCGCAGGCGGCTGCTGCACGACTTCATCGCGCTGCTCGACGACCTCGGCACCCTGGAGGGCTGGCGCGCGTACACCCTGTCCGAGTGCTGGCTGCCCGACGAGGACCGCGCCGCCCTCGCCGGCTAACGCGACCAGCCCCTCGAACGCCGGGACGCCGAGGCGGGGCGGGCCGCCGGTGCGCCGTCGTCGCGCAGGGCGCGTGCCCGGGCCGCCACCCGCCGGCGGGCCGCGCCGGGCGGCCGTACCGCCGAGCGACGCTCTTCCGGGTGCCCGGCGATCTGGTCCAGGACATGCCGGAGGTCCTCGATCAGGGTCTCGGCGGTGGCGTCGTCGAACAGCTCGGCGTTGTACTCCAGGCGCCCGGTCAGCGCGTCCGGTCCGTGTTCGACGGTCAGCTCCAGGTCGAGCCGCACGGTCCCGTTCGGGCATCCGTCGATCCGCATCGTGGTGTCCGGGCCGAGCTCGGCGCGGTCGCTGCCCGGCGGCAGGTTGCCGAGGTTGAACAGGACGTCGAAGAGCGGGTTGCGGCTGGCGTCGCGGTCCGGCAGCAACGCCTCGGCCAGCTTGCCGAACGGAACGTCCTGCCCGGACACCGCCGCCAGCATCGCCTCGTTCGCCCGCGCGGTGACCTCGGCCAGCGTCGGGTCGCCGGCGAGGTCGACCCGCAGCGGCAGCGTGTTGGAGCACGGCCCGACGACGCCGTCGAGCTCCGGGCGCCCGCGCCCGGCCAGCGGCACGCCGATCACGCCGGCGTCGCCGCCGGCGTGTGCGGCAAGGGTGAGCGCGTACGCGCCGAGCAGGACCCCGAACGGGGTGACGCCGGCGGCCTCGGCGGCGGCGGTGACGGCCCGCGCCGCGGGGGCTCCCAGGTCGAAGCGGCGCATGCCGCCGCGGAAGGTCTGCCGGTCCGGCCGGGGCCGGTCGGTGGGCAGTTCCCGCAGCGCCGGCCCGGCGAGCCGGTCGCGCCAGCCGGACACCAGGTCCCGCAGCAGGTCGCCGTCGACCCGCGCCCGCTGCCACCGCGCGACGTCCAGGTATTGCAGCCGCACCGGCGGCAGGTCCGCCGGCCGCCCGGTACGCCGGGCACGGTACGCCGCCGCCAGCTCGGTGCCGATGATCCCGAACGACCATCCGTCGACGAGCGTGTGGTGCGCGATCCATGCCAGGACGTGCCGGTCGTTGCGGACCCGGAGCAGCGCCAGCCGCAGCGGCGGCCCGGCGGACAGGTCGAAGACGGTCCGGGACAGCTCCGCGAGGAGTTCCCCGGCCGCCGCGTCCGGATCGTCCGCCGCGCTCACGTCGGTCAGCGGCACCGCCGGTACCCGGTCGGTCACCTCCTGGCCGAGCCGGCCGCCGGTCACCACCAGCCGGGTACGCAGCACGTCGTGGCGACCGGCGACGTCCGCGACCGCGCCGGTCAGGGCGCCGGTGTCGAGCGGGCCGTCCAGCCGCAGGGCGAAGGACACGTTGTAGGCCGGCACGCCCTCGGCGAGCCGGCTGACGAACCAGAGCTGCTCCTGCACGAACGAGGCCGGGCCCCGCCCGTCCGGGCACGAGCCGGGTGCCAGGCGTGGCTCGTCGGCAACGGCGGTGCCGGTGGCGGCGGTGCGGACCTTGGCCAGGAACCGGCCGCGTTCTTCGGCGGACATCGAGGCCAGCCGGGCCGTCAGCGTCTTCACGTCTACCTCCTCGCGCGGGATGGGCGTCACCGTAGGCCGGCGCGGTTACGCGGCGGTCCGTCGTGGACGTAACCGGCGGTCAACCGGCGCCGCCTACGGTCGCAGGCGTTCGGTGGCACCGACGACACCCCGGGAGCGACGACGATGACCACGACCGCGGCCAACAGCCTCTGGCTGGAGGAGTACCTGCCCTTCTTCGACCGTTACCAGACCGCCGAGCTGACCGACGAGGACTGGCGGGCGTGGCGGCGCAACCGGCTGCGCACCACGCTCCGGCACGTGCGCGACCGCTCGCCGTTCTACGGCCGGCACCTGGCGGGCATCGACGTCGACTCCGTCACCCCGGACACCCTGGACCGGCTGCCCTTCACCACCAAGGACGACCTGCGCCGGGAGATGTTCGACGCGCTCAGCGGCGGCCCGGCCCAGGCGCTGATGTACTACGAGACGACCGGCACGACCGGCGCCTCGACGCCGTGCCCGCGCGACGCCAAGGACGTGAAGACCAGCAACATCCACGTCGAGTGGGCCTGGCGGCGGATGTTCGAGCGCTACTTCGGCGCGCGCCGCCCGGTGATCGGCCTGATGGGCCCGTCGGAGCTGTACGCGTTCGGCGACACGTTCGGCGACGTCGCGCAGCGGCTGGACGCCTGCCACGTCAAGATCTGGCCCGAGTCGCCGCGGGTCGGCTTCCGCAAGGCGCTGCGGCTGATCCGTGAGCTGGAGGTCGAGGTCGTCGTCGCGGCGCCGGCCCTGTGCCTCAACCTGGCCAAGGCCGCGCTGCAGAACGGCCTCGACCCGGCGCGGGACTTCTCCGTGAAGCTGTTCTGCACGCTGGGGGAGATCTGCACCCCGGCGTTCGGCGAGAACGTGCGGTCCATCTGGGGCGCCGACGTGCGCCCCGCCCTGTACGGCTCGCAGGAGGCGCTGTCCATCGGCACCGGCTGCACCCACGACCGGCTGCACATCTCCCAGCCGAACTACCTGGTGGAGGTCCTCGACCCGGACACCTCGGTGAGCCTCGGCGGCTACGGCACCGGCGAGCTGTGCCTGACCATGCTGATCGACGGGATCAAGCCGCTGATCCGCTACCGCACCGGCGACCTCGTCGTCGTCTCGCCCAACGCGTGCGGCTGCGGCGGCCCCGGCGACGTGGTCGAGGTGCTGGGCCGGGTCGCCGACCGGGTGCGCATCGGGGCGAACGGCTACCGGCCGGCGCAGATCGAGTCGAGCGTGCTCGGCGGGCTGACCGGCTGCCTCGGCTACCAGGTCGTCATCGACGCCGCCGCGGACGGCGGCGACCGGCTCACCGTCCACCTGGACCTGCGTACCCCGGACGGCGAGGAGGCCGGCCGGCTGGGCGCCGAGACCGCCGCCCGGCTGAGCGAGCGCTTCGAGGTGCCGGTCCGCGTCGACGTCACCACCGAGCTGGACCCGATCACGAACACCGGTGCGTTCGTGAGCTGGAAGGCCGCCCGGATCCGGGACAACCGGGTGGCGGCCGACGCCGACGCCGACGCCGCCCGGGCGGTCGCCGCCGCGCACCGGGTCACCAGCTGAGGAGCATCCGATGACCATCAGATCCCCGCGGCCACGCGCCGCGGTCCGGGTGACCACCGAGCGGCACGTGGTGCCGGCCGGCGACCCGCTCGCCGTCTACCTGGCCCTGCGGGAACGGTACGGGCCCGACCAGGTGTACCTGCTCGAGTCGCCGGCCGGGCCGGCCGACGACTGCCGGCACGCCTACGTCGGCTTCGGCGAGC belongs to Amorphoplanes digitatis and includes:
- a CDS encoding LysR family transcriptional regulator, which encodes MDLDLDLGLVRAFVVTAEELHFGRASQRLGVSQQALSKRIARLEEVLDASLFERSTRTTGLTESGRRFLGPAGELLAAGDAAVASVRRQGTPLRIDVLHDRLGPVHLITTLTESNPGLRLELSARRGLNLALPALRRSEIDAVFGRVSQLVPATGLDHTLVRLEPLVAIVAADHPLARHDAVSPAALREYGVWVPNPGSAVEWAGYVQRFTGDFGIPLSFEQVDNVSADQVLRRGRSRGQVFLSAADVANPDADDLRAVSLVEPRPVYPWSLLWRGSDRRRLLHDFIALLDDLGTLEGWRAYTLSECWLPDEDRAALAG
- a CDS encoding condensation domain-containing protein; its protein translation is MKTLTARLASMSAEERGRFLAKVRTAATGTAVADEPRLAPGSCPDGRGPASFVQEQLWFVSRLAEGVPAYNVSFALRLDGPLDTGALTGAVADVAGRHDVLRTRLVVTGGRLGQEVTDRVPAVPLTDVSAADDPDAAAGELLAELSRTVFDLSAGPPLRLALLRVRNDRHVLAWIAHHTLVDGWSFGIIGTELAAAYRARRTGRPADLPPVRLQYLDVARWQRARVDGDLLRDLVSGWRDRLAGPALRELPTDRPRPDRQTFRGGMRRFDLGAPAARAVTAAAEAAGVTPFGVLLGAYALTLAAHAGGDAGVIGVPLAGRGRPELDGVVGPCSNTLPLRVDLAGDPTLAEVTARANEAMLAAVSGQDVPFGKLAEALLPDRDASRNPLFDVLFNLGNLPPGSDRAELGPDTTMRIDGCPNGTVRLDLELTVEHGPDALTGRLEYNAELFDDATAETLIEDLRHVLDQIAGHPEERRSAVRPPGAARRRVAARARALRDDGAPAARPASASRRSRGWSR
- a CDS encoding phenylacetate--CoA ligase family protein → MTTTAANSLWLEEYLPFFDRYQTAELTDEDWRAWRRNRLRTTLRHVRDRSPFYGRHLAGIDVDSVTPDTLDRLPFTTKDDLRREMFDALSGGPAQALMYYETTGTTGASTPCPRDAKDVKTSNIHVEWAWRRMFERYFGARRPVIGLMGPSELYAFGDTFGDVAQRLDACHVKIWPESPRVGFRKALRLIRELEVEVVVAAPALCLNLAKAALQNGLDPARDFSVKLFCTLGEICTPAFGENVRSIWGADVRPALYGSQEALSIGTGCTHDRLHISQPNYLVEVLDPDTSVSLGGYGTGELCLTMLIDGIKPLIRYRTGDLVVVSPNACGCGGPGDVVEVLGRVADRVRIGANGYRPAQIESSVLGGLTGCLGYQVVIDAAADGGDRLTVHLDLRTPDGEEAGRLGAETAARLSERFEVPVRVDVTTELDPITNTGAFVSWKAARIRDNRVAADADADAARAVAAAHRVTS